A genomic region of Raphanus sativus cultivar WK10039 chromosome 6, ASM80110v3, whole genome shotgun sequence contains the following coding sequences:
- the LOC108808546 gene encoding B3 domain-containing protein REM12-like, giving the protein MAKSTLLRPQFFHKLVPGFHTHLIIPVNFFSKYIEGRSVDNTAQLKSDSSDITWQVKISDRILSDGWREFAVAHSLQTGHLILVRYEGDMVFHVSDCGEIPSNNNDDDDDKHSHPRIDVDDLPNKKRAKTNSNETEADSYSLDNSYFVATVTAFNLLIDTLYLPQHFTSSNGLRKESHKIVLIDGEGGSWTLDLRFNDSSDTFYMNRWRSFCEENGQEAGGNFTFKLVGNGETPVLCFCPTESIGSTRQRDSSEEEEEDTEWESEEEDEPLKETEKKKCDPKRRAVPYSSYSPLIWEDTTPAFSLCCPDQSTSDKDQEEYFKRIKKHSLYIDPGSKEENRSWERDSTPSSQNPLVTIKIRPYILTCNRMRLPQLFVTESNMNKPGMIYLLGKDDRKWMTNLVKERDGRMNLGSGWKVFAEANGFKPGESVTLESIWEDGTPMIRFFRTWSNNSSKANKKESVSTEVVTEPRTRDSSSEIHDRFVTLTLLPEDVKAGVLMLPSQFLKVNGINKLEKITIVAENKMELSGCLLSRGGTVALENGWGEFCEANGVKLGESFTLEFIKKPDKTAHVFKFCSPETNK; this is encoded by the exons ATGGCGAAATCAACGCTTCTTCGCCCACAGTTCTTCCACAAACTTGTTCCTGGCTTCCACACTCACCTT ATAATTCCTGTAAACTTCTTCTCCAAGTATATAGAAGGAAGAAGCGTGGATAACACGGCTCAGCTGAAATCTGACTCGTCAGACATAACCTGGCAAGTGAAGATATCTGATCGGATACTCAGTGACGGATGGAGAGAGTTCGCCGTAGCTCATAGTCTTCAAACCGGCCACCTCATCCTTGTCAGATACGAAGGAGATATGGTCTTTCATGTCTCGGATTGCGGTGAGATTCCAAGCAACAacaacgatgatgatgatgataagcACTCACACCCAAGAATAGACGTTGATGATCTTCCTAATAAGAAGAGAGCGAAGACGAACAGTAATGAAACAGAAGCGGATTCTTATTCTTTAGACAACTCATATTTTGTGGCCACTGTCACGGCTTTCAATCTACTCATAGATACACTg TATCTTCCGCAACACTTCACAAGCTCAAACGGTCTTAGAAAAGAATCCCATAAGATTGTTTTAATAGATGGAGAGGGAGGATCATGGACACTGGACCTGAGGTTCAATGATTCATCCGATACTTTTTACATGAACCGTTGGAGAAGTTTCTGTGAAGAAAACGGCCAAGAAGCTGGAGGCAACTTTACGTTTAAACTTGTTGGAAACGGGGAAACTCCTGTGCTATGTTTCTGCCCTACAGAATCTATCGGTAGTACAAGGCAAAGAGACTcttctgaagaagaagaagaggacaCAGAATGGGAGAGTGAGGAAGAAGACGAGCCATTAAAAGAGACAGAAAAGAAGAAGTGTGATCCAAAACGAAGAGCTGTGCCATATTCATCATACTCACCGTTGATATGGGAAGACACGACTCCTGCGTTTAGTTTGTGCTGTCCAGATCAATCTACCAGTGATAAAGATCAAGAAGAGTATTTCAAACGTATCAAGAAACACTCTCTCTACATAGATCCTGGCAGCAAAGAAGAGAACAGGTCATGGGAAAGAGATTCAACTCCATCAAGCCAAAACCCATTGGTAACAATAAAAATCAGACCCTACATTCTCACGTGTAATAGAATG CGTCTTCCGCAGCTTTTCGTGACGGAGAGTAACATGAACAAGCCTGGAATGATATATCTGTTGGGAAAAGATGATAGGAAGTGGATGACAAATCTTGTGAAGGAAAGAGACGGGAGAATGAATTTGGGAAGCGGCTGGAAAGTTTTTGCTGAAGCAAACGGCTTTAAGCCAGGCGAATCCGTTACGTTGGAGTCAATATGGGAAGATGGGACTCCTATGATCAGGTTTTTCCGTACATGGTCTAACAACAGTTCAAAAGCTAACAAGAAAGAGTCGGTTTCCACGGAAGTCGTCACAGAGCCTAGAACGAGAGATTCATCTTCAGAGATCCATGACCGGTTCGTGACATTGACGTTATTACCTGAAGATGTCAAAGCCGGTGTACTG ATGCTTCCTAGTCAGTTCTTGAAGGTTAATGGCATCAACAAACTTGAGAAGATAACTATTGTGGCTGAAAACAAAATGGAGTTGTCAGGATGTCTGTTGTCAAGAGGTGGAACTGTTGCTTTGGAAAATGGTTGGGGTGAATTTTGTGAAGCTAATGGCGTAAAGCTAGGAGAATCTTTCACTTTGGAGTTCATTAAGAAACCAGACAAAACAGCTCATGTATTTAAGTTTTGTTCTCCTGAGACTAACAAATAG
- the LOC108808545 gene encoding putative B3 domain-containing protein REM15, with protein sequence MVNQHFFQPLLPGFHSLLTIPAAFCSKLVEGRNEHTTTAKLRSDVSDIAWEVKIEDGRKLTDGWKEFALAHDLRVGDIVIFRQEKDMAFHVTLFGPSCCEIQYGSCLEDKNKLKLRKIQNKKNKRRYVESSSSLDPSCFMNYVRPSSLRDNRLNLPKRFVKANGLETRCGEIVLMDEKGRSWNFRLTQKKSCGTIAVAGGWTSFCRANGLRAGSLFTFKLIKRGDALVLLKSPSSTKSAEEDCLEANEIELDSEEESNQDEKSFKKPRLLWKASTFSPSQKKPRSFWKASTSSPSQNLFVTLTLKTCDVRNSRLFLPVNYTRLHGINKETKMTMLDKNGVKWSTALRSEKNGGDRIRLVGGWKEFFKANCVEIGESIIVKLIWEGDKSCVLKFYSKVKQETKLNCS encoded by the exons ATGGTGAACCAACATTTCTTTCAGCCTCTTCTTCCCGGCTTCCACAGCCTCTTG ACCATTCCTGCAGCCTTCTGCTCCAAGCTAGTAGAAGGAAGGAATGAGCACACGACTACGGCGAAGCTGAGATCAGACGTGTCGGATATAGCCTGGGAAGTGAAGATAGAAGATGGCCGGAAACTCACCGACGGTTGGAAAGAGTTTGCTCTCGCGCATGATCTTCGAGTTGGTGACATTGTCATTTTCAGACAAGAGAAAGACATGGCTTTCCACGTTACTCTTTTCGGTCCCAGTTGCTGTGAGATTCAGTACGGATCGTGTTTGGAAGACAAGAACAAACTCAAGCTCA gGAAGATtcaaaacaagaagaataaaAGAAGATATGTAGAGTCTTCTTCTTCGCTAGATCCCTCTTGTTTTATGAATTACGTGAGGCCTTCAAGCCTCCGAGATAACAGACTG AATCTTCCAAAGCGTTTTGTGAAGGCAAATGGTCTAGAAACAAGATGTGGAGAGATTGTTCTGATGGATGAAAAGGGTAGATCATGGAATTTCAGATtgacacaaaaaaaatcatgtggAACTATTGCTGTGGCAGGAGGGTGGACAAGTTTTTGTAGGGCCAACGGGCTTAGAGCTGGAAGTTTATTTACTTTCAAACTGATCAAAAGAGGAGACGCTCTGGTTCTACTTAAGTCCCCCTCCTCCACAAAGTCTGCAGAAGAAGATTGCTTAGAAGCTAATGAGATAGAGTTGGACAGCGAAGAAGAGAGCAACCAAGATGAGAAAAGCTTCAAGAAGCCTAGACTGCTATGGAAAGCCTCTACATTTTCACCATCTCAAAAAAAGCCTAGATCCTTTTGGAAAGCCTCTACATCTTCACCAAGCCAAAACCTATTTGTGACATTAACTCTCAAAACTTGTGACGTCAGAAACTCCAGACTG TTTCTTCCTGTAAATTACACAAGGCTGCATGGCATCAACAAGGAAACTAAAATGACTATGTTGGATAAAAATGGTGTGAAGTGGTCCACGGCTCTACGGTCTGAGAAGAATGGTGGTGATAGAATAAGACTAGTAGGAGGTTGGAAAGAGTTCTTCAAAGCTAACTGTGTGGAGATTGGTGAATCCATCATTGTGAAGCTGATTTGGGAAGGAGACAAAAGTTGTGTCCTTAAGTTCTACTCCAAGGTGAAGCAAGAGACCAAATTAAACTGTAGCTGA